In a genomic window of Brassica rapa cultivar Chiifu-401-42 chromosome A10, CAAS_Brap_v3.01, whole genome shotgun sequence:
- the LOC108870103 gene encoding uncharacterized protein LOC108870103 isoform X1: protein MKFSIKLPLSTLRNSYYGSLTLSKLSQTLIWSSPIVGQIQSVQDSDLAAAGVMTRVVVPFLIEPMVVVYLSLWDDVASMFRGLISSGDRTQSVMVVTTVNPKIFGGNLYLNATPATKFDFDPALQAIAEFTASLKGPSGEAFPCIDTKHGIKKKEVVSIGERNKFITNSDEQTHEADLICKARAVEVLQQNGWFFISCTGCSKKLDKFGSSLRCNRCANPNVTGVIKYRVELFVDDGDDNAIFVVFDREMVKLTKQDAPGLTLDEMNGGGSEELPQSVKDLAGKIFVFHIRVTPLIFSPSHPITVSSIMDSIPPETFKITADEFVQVEGGEASASASKNVKGEAYETSPSLMEAQKAPVNTPVSEVKKLDHRQPTYAFVSSMHFSYLDFPFSLF, encoded by the exons ATGAAGTTTTCGATAAAGCTCCCGTTATCAACGTTGAGAAATTCATACTACGGAAGTTTGACCCTCTCCAAGCTCTCGCAAACACTAATTTGGAGCTCCCCG ATTGTTGGGCAGATTCAATCTGTTCAAGATTCGGACCTAGCGGCTGCTGGAGTGATGACTCGAGTTGTTGTCCCTTTTTTGATTGAACC GATGGTGGTCGTGTACCTCTCTTTGTGGGATGATGTTGCATCAATGTTTAGGGGTCTTATCAGCTCAGGTGATAGGACACAGTCTGTCATGGTGGTCACAACTGTGAATCCCAAAATATTTGGAG GTAACCTATACCTCAACGCAACCCCAGCGACGAAATTTGATTTCGACCCAGCTCTACAAGCTATCGCGGAGTTTACGGCCAG CTTAAAAGGCCCATCGGGAGAAGCTTTTCCTTGCATCGACACCAAACATGGCATAAAAAAGAAGGAAGTTGTCTCCATAGGAGAGCGAAACAAGTTCATTACCAACTCTGATGAACAG ACACATGAAGCTGATTTAATTTGCAAGGCTCGGGCTGTGGAAGTTCTGCAACAGAATGGTTGGTTTTTCATTTCTTGCACTGGCTGCAGCAAGAAGCTTGACAAGTTTGGGAGTTCTCTCCGTTGCAACCGTTGTGCTAATCCCAACGTCACAGGGGTTATAAA ATACCGTGTCGAGCTTTTCGTTGATGATGGGGATGATAATGCCATTTTTGTGGTCTTCGACAGGGAGATGGTGAAGCTGACTAAGCAGGATGCACCTGGCCTGACTCTAGATGAG ATGAATGGGGGTGGGAGCGAGGAACTCCCGCAAAGTGTTAAAGACCTTGCTGggaaaatttttgttttccatATACGTGTGACACCATTAATTTTTTCCCCAAGCCACCCTATCACTGTCTCTTCAATCATGGACAGCATCCCTCCCGAG ACGTTCAAGATTACTGCAGATGAATTTGTTCAGGTGGAAGGTGGTGAAGCATCAGCATCTGCCAGCAAGAATGTTAAAGGTGAAGCTTATGAAACAAGTCCATCGCTGATGGAGGCGCAGAAGGCACCCGTAAACACCCCCGTGAGTGAAGTTAAAAAGCTGGACCACCGTCAACCAACCTATGCTTTCGTTTCTTCTATGCACTTTTCTTATTTAGACTTtccattttctctgttttaa
- the LOC108870103 gene encoding uncharacterized protein LOC108870103 isoform X2, which yields MKFSIKLPLSTLRNSYYGSLTLSKLSQTLIWSSPIVGQIQSVQDSDLAAAGVMTRVVVPFLIEPMVVVYLSLWDDVASMFRGLISSGDRTQSVMVVTTVNPKIFGGNLYLNATPATKFDFDPALQAIAEFTASLKGPSGEAFPCIDTKHGIKKKEVVSIGERNKFITNSDEQTHEADLICKARAVEVLQQNGWFFISCTGCSKKLDKFGSSLRCNRCANPNVTGVIKEMVKLTKQDAPGLTLDEMNGGGSEELPQSVKDLAGKIFVFHIRVTPLIFSPSHPITVSSIMDSIPPETFKITADEFVQVEGGEASASASKNVKGEAYETSPSLMEAQKAPVNTPVSEVKKLDHRQPTYAFVSSMHFSYLDFPFSLF from the exons ATGAAGTTTTCGATAAAGCTCCCGTTATCAACGTTGAGAAATTCATACTACGGAAGTTTGACCCTCTCCAAGCTCTCGCAAACACTAATTTGGAGCTCCCCG ATTGTTGGGCAGATTCAATCTGTTCAAGATTCGGACCTAGCGGCTGCTGGAGTGATGACTCGAGTTGTTGTCCCTTTTTTGATTGAACC GATGGTGGTCGTGTACCTCTCTTTGTGGGATGATGTTGCATCAATGTTTAGGGGTCTTATCAGCTCAGGTGATAGGACACAGTCTGTCATGGTGGTCACAACTGTGAATCCCAAAATATTTGGAG GTAACCTATACCTCAACGCAACCCCAGCGACGAAATTTGATTTCGACCCAGCTCTACAAGCTATCGCGGAGTTTACGGCCAG CTTAAAAGGCCCATCGGGAGAAGCTTTTCCTTGCATCGACACCAAACATGGCATAAAAAAGAAGGAAGTTGTCTCCATAGGAGAGCGAAACAAGTTCATTACCAACTCTGATGAACAG ACACATGAAGCTGATTTAATTTGCAAGGCTCGGGCTGTGGAAGTTCTGCAACAGAATGGTTGGTTTTTCATTTCTTGCACTGGCTGCAGCAAGAAGCTTGACAAGTTTGGGAGTTCTCTCCGTTGCAACCGTTGTGCTAATCCCAACGTCACAGGGGTTATAAA GGAGATGGTGAAGCTGACTAAGCAGGATGCACCTGGCCTGACTCTAGATGAG ATGAATGGGGGTGGGAGCGAGGAACTCCCGCAAAGTGTTAAAGACCTTGCTGggaaaatttttgttttccatATACGTGTGACACCATTAATTTTTTCCCCAAGCCACCCTATCACTGTCTCTTCAATCATGGACAGCATCCCTCCCGAG ACGTTCAAGATTACTGCAGATGAATTTGTTCAGGTGGAAGGTGGTGAAGCATCAGCATCTGCCAGCAAGAATGTTAAAGGTGAAGCTTATGAAACAAGTCCATCGCTGATGGAGGCGCAGAAGGCACCCGTAAACACCCCCGTGAGTGAAGTTAAAAAGCTGGACCACCGTCAACCAACCTATGCTTTCGTTTCTTCTATGCACTTTTCTTATTTAGACTTtccattttctctgttttaa